From Proteiniborus sp. MB09-C3, the proteins below share one genomic window:
- a CDS encoding ATP-binding cassette domain-containing protein, producing MLRGAFNRKTKIIKALEDLTFQIDEGELVGYIGPNGAGKSTTVKVMSGILTPESGSCTILNRIPWKERIPHVSQIGVVFGQRSQLWWDVPVKDSFDLLKDIYSIGAIDYSNRLNDLVEILHMSDFLKTPVRQLSLGQRMRCEVAAALLHSPRIVFLDEPTIGLDAVSKLALRDFLRNENRKNGITMILTTHDMDDIESLCNRVMVIGHGKLLYDGKLSMLKEQYSSYRRIRATLHKDMSEFPIEFAESVKIEGNIWTIIFNPLRIAPHSLIEYLVKKLPIKDITIEEENIDEIIASMYKSS from the coding sequence GTGCTGCGTGGGGCTTTTAATCGTAAAACAAAGATAATTAAAGCTCTTGAGGACTTAACCTTTCAGATCGATGAAGGTGAACTTGTGGGCTATATAGGCCCAAATGGAGCAGGAAAATCTACCACTGTTAAAGTTATGAGTGGAATATTGACTCCTGAAAGTGGTAGCTGTACTATTCTTAACCGAATTCCATGGAAGGAACGTATCCCTCATGTTTCTCAAATAGGTGTTGTATTTGGCCAGCGTAGCCAGCTATGGTGGGATGTCCCAGTAAAAGATTCCTTTGATTTATTAAAAGATATTTACAGCATAGGAGCCATAGATTATTCTAATCGTTTGAATGATCTTGTTGAAATTCTCCATATGTCAGATTTTCTTAAGACGCCTGTAAGACAGTTATCTCTAGGTCAACGAATGCGATGCGAAGTTGCAGCTGCACTGCTGCATAGTCCACGAATAGTATTTCTTGATGAGCCGACCATTGGACTCGATGCAGTTTCTAAGCTTGCTCTGAGAGATTTCTTAAGGAATGAGAATCGCAAGAATGGCATAACGATGATTCTCACAACTCACGACATGGATGATATCGAATCATTATGTAATCGGGTCATGGTTATTGGTCACGGTAAGCTCCTATATGATGGCAAGCTAAGTATGCTAAAAGAACAATATTCATCTTACAGGCGTATACGTGCAACCCTACATAAAGATATGAGTGAATTTCCAATTGAATTTGCAGAAAGTGTAAAGATCGAAGGAAACATCTGGACAATAATATTCAATCCTCTAAGAATAGCTCCCCATTCTTTAATTGAGTATCTTGTAAAAAAACTACCAATAAAGGATATTACCATTGAGGAAGAAAATATAGACGAAATAATCGCCTCAATGTACAAGTCCAGCTAA
- a CDS encoding ABC-2 family transporter protein: protein MMKPTQRLKSTIKACFSLFRIRIAASVQYRMSGLAGASTGIFWALIEITAYRIFYTYANNREVGMMATLTLKQVITYTWLAQVLWPMQPMNIDSEILNKITSGDIGIEMCRPLDLYFHWFSKTAATRLTPLLWRSSIVLIFGMLMPAAYRISLPSSLPGFLCMLMSIVSALLLCTSYAMLTCAVRLNISWGDGPTYIMMLIGGVLSGGYLPLQLWPESIQRFLLIQPFAGYLDIPLRFYVGTINPKDAFWAIGLQLVWIGAFIVAGRMLMSKKLKNIIVQGG, encoded by the coding sequence ATGATGAAGCCTACCCAAAGATTAAAATCTACGATAAAGGCCTGCTTCTCTTTATTCAGAATTAGAATTGCTGCAAGTGTTCAATATCGTATGTCAGGACTGGCTGGTGCTTCAACCGGTATATTTTGGGCACTTATTGAAATAACAGCTTATCGAATTTTCTATACCTATGCCAACAATAGAGAGGTAGGCATGATGGCAACGCTTACCCTTAAGCAGGTAATAACCTATACGTGGCTAGCTCAAGTATTGTGGCCAATGCAGCCCATGAATATAGACAGTGAAATATTAAATAAAATCACCAGTGGCGATATCGGTATAGAAATGTGTCGCCCATTAGACCTATACTTCCACTGGTTTTCAAAAACAGCCGCTACTAGGTTAACTCCGTTGTTATGGCGTAGCTCCATAGTTCTAATATTCGGCATGCTCATGCCTGCAGCCTACAGAATAAGTCTACCTTCATCCTTGCCAGGCTTTCTATGTATGCTCATGTCTATTGTTAGCGCTTTACTCCTGTGTACCTCCTATGCTATGCTTACTTGTGCCGTACGACTTAACATCTCTTGGGGTGACGGTCCAACCTATATCATGATGCTCATAGGGGGAGTGCTGTCAGGTGGTTATCTTCCACTTCAGCTTTGGCCCGAATCTATACAGAGGTTCTTGCTTATTCAGCCCTTTGCCGGATACCTAGACATTCCTTTGCGTTTTTATGTAGGAACGATAAATCCTAAAGATGCTTTTTGGGCTATAGGATTGCAGCTCGTTTGGATAGGTGCTTTTATTGTAGCAGGTAGAATGTTAATGTCCAAGAAGCTAAAAAATATTATTGTACAGGGGGGTTAG
- a CDS encoding DUF2087 domain-containing protein: MKNNILRFLDKEDRIKIWPSKQALKLEVLEYLSGKFECGRSYTEREVNEVINNWHTFNDYFLLRRGLIDAGLLSRTKDGAKYWREEDA, from the coding sequence ATGAAAAATAATATTTTAAGATTTTTGGATAAAGAAGACAGGATAAAGATTTGGCCGTCAAAACAAGCGTTAAAGCTTGAGGTTCTTGAATATCTGTCTGGTAAGTTTGAGTGTGGACGATCTTATACAGAACGCGAAGTTAATGAGGTTATCAATAATTGGCATACATTTAATGACTACTTTCTCTTGCGACGAGGACTCATAGATGCTGGCCTTCTTTCAAGGACAAAGGATGGAGCAAAATATTGGAGAGAAGAAGATGCTTAA
- a CDS encoding DUF2087 domain-containing protein, whose translation MLENLISMTLDEIKKGYSYESQHQKFICNICGKEFESGEVFRVNDKYYDASRMIKIHIQSEHDDMFDILASNDKKYTGMTENQKDLLRMVYSGMNDSEIAKKNGVASSTIRHQRFVFREKAKQAKLYLALYELASQGADIRKKSYDKNSEFIDMHKGAKMVDDRYFITKEEEEKVIQSMFSSMKPLRLKTFSTKEKKKIVILKKISEQFERDKRYSEREVNDIIKDIYEDFATIRRYLIEYGFMERTKDCKEYWLK comes from the coding sequence ATGCTTGAAAATCTTATTAGCATGACTTTAGATGAAATTAAAAAGGGTTATTCATATGAGAGTCAGCATCAGAAATTCATATGCAACATTTGTGGGAAAGAATTTGAGAGTGGAGAAGTTTTTAGAGTTAATGACAAATACTACGATGCCTCCAGAATGATCAAGATTCATATTCAAAGCGAACATGACGATATGTTTGACATACTTGCTTCCAATGATAAGAAATATACAGGCATGACAGAAAATCAAAAAGATTTACTCAGGATGGTCTATTCTGGCATGAATGATAGCGAAATTGCCAAAAAGAATGGTGTTGCTTCTTCTACGATTCGTCATCAGCGTTTTGTCTTCAGAGAAAAAGCAAAGCAGGCGAAGCTTTACCTTGCACTCTACGAGTTAGCTTCACAAGGTGCTGATATTAGAAAAAAATCATATGATAAAAATAGTGAGTTTATAGATATGCATAAAGGTGCAAAAATGGTAGATGATCGTTATTTTATAACTAAAGAAGAGGAAGAAAAGGTTATACAATCCATGTTTTCCTCAATGAAACCCTTAAGGTTAAAGACTTTTTCTACAAAAGAGAAAAAAAAGATAGTAATATTGAAGAAGATATCTGAGCAATTTGAAAGAGACAAGCGATATAGTGAAAGGGAAGTTAACGATATTATAAAGGATATCTATGAAGATTTTGCAACAATCAGACGCTATTTGATTGAATATGGATTTATGGAGAGAACAAAAGACTGTAAGGAGTATTGGTTGAAATGA
- a CDS encoding ARMT1-like domain-containing protein: MKISRECISCLARQAVEIAEEATNNVTMQEEIIKRALRELGEIDFNEAAPEIAFRMHQHAKNITGVNDPYKRLKEQYNEIAKEIYERIIEEKWLDKAEDRFDMACRLAIAGNIIDFSVGLKLEPSDIVKSVEDSIKHDIFGTGTIALREAVEMSKNIMYIADNSGEIIFDKFLLENLPTSKVTYVVKGGPIVNDATMEDAISTGVTDLVRVIDNGHSAQGTILKDCSSTFKSEFNKADLIISKGQANFETLSDIKDKNIFYLLRAKCSSVASAIGCKPMDYVLTSYQNKFLN; the protein is encoded by the coding sequence ATGAAGATATCACGTGAATGCATTTCTTGTCTTGCTAGACAAGCCGTAGAAATAGCTGAAGAAGCTACAAATAATGTAACAATGCAAGAAGAAATAATAAAAAGGGCTTTGAGAGAACTGGGAGAAATAGATTTCAATGAGGCAGCACCTGAGATAGCCTTTAGAATGCATCAACATGCTAAGAATATTACAGGTGTTAATGATCCATATAAAAGATTGAAAGAGCAGTACAATGAAATTGCTAAAGAGATTTATGAGAGAATTATTGAGGAAAAGTGGTTAGATAAGGCAGAAGATCGCTTTGATATGGCTTGTAGGTTGGCTATTGCCGGAAATATTATAGATTTTTCAGTTGGACTAAAGCTGGAGCCTTCAGATATCGTTAAGTCTGTTGAGGACAGTATCAAACATGATATTTTTGGTACGGGAACAATTGCTCTAAGAGAAGCAGTAGAAATGTCAAAGAATATCATGTATATTGCTGACAATTCTGGTGAAATCATATTTGATAAATTTCTGTTAGAGAATCTCCCGACAAGCAAGGTTACTTATGTAGTTAAGGGAGGTCCAATAGTTAATGATGCAACCATGGAGGATGCAATAAGTACAGGTGTTACAGACTTAGTAAGAGTCATTGATAATGGACATTCTGCACAGGGAACCATATTAAAGGATTGCTCAAGTACATTTAAGAGTGAATTTAATAAAGCAGATCTTATTATAAGTAAAGGGCAAGCTAATTTTGAAACATTGAGTGATATTAAAGATAAAAACATATTCTATCTATTGCGAGCAAAATGTAGTTCGGTTGCTTCTGCTATCGGATGTAAGCCAATGGACTATGTGCTTACAAGCTACCAGAATAAATTTCTCAATTAG
- a CDS encoding ABC-2 family transporter protein, protein MSSFKLYFKYIRLNFLAGLQYKGWPIMVLQVMIVVITDPLSLILMFSRFGNIGVWSVERIVLIYAMAVTSFGLAETFCRGFDYFPWRMIRTGDFDRVLLRPRSLFVQISASYFHIHRISRVVGGTSAIIWCLWKLKVQLTALDIMTIIFALIGGLLAYVGVFLMTSGIAFFTIQGLDWIYIFTNASYQVTRMPIDYMPKTLRYIFTFFMPMLVISYYPASAVCGWGESYYKGLLALPAGAAFFILSNFIWRFGVKHYKSTGS, encoded by the coding sequence ATGAGCAGCTTTAAACTATATTTTAAATATATTCGGCTAAACTTCCTCGCAGGTTTACAGTATAAAGGATGGCCTATAATGGTTCTACAAGTAATGATTGTCGTCATAACTGATCCACTTAGCCTTATACTTATGTTTTCTCGCTTTGGAAATATAGGTGTCTGGTCAGTAGAAAGAATAGTCCTTATTTATGCAATGGCGGTTACAAGCTTTGGTCTTGCAGAAACCTTTTGCAGAGGCTTTGATTACTTTCCATGGCGTATGATTCGAACTGGCGACTTTGATCGTGTATTGCTACGTCCTCGTTCATTGTTCGTGCAAATATCTGCCTCTTATTTTCATATTCATAGAATCTCAAGAGTTGTTGGTGGTACCAGTGCAATTATTTGGTGTCTATGGAAGCTAAAAGTACAGCTTACAGCATTAGATATAATGACAATCATATTTGCACTCATAGGTGGACTTTTAGCATACGTAGGAGTTTTCTTGATGACATCCGGAATCGCATTTTTTACTATACAGGGCCTAGATTGGATATATATATTTACAAATGCAAGCTATCAGGTTACCCGCATGCCTATAGATTATATGCCAAAAACCCTAAGATATATTTTTACTTTTTTTATGCCAATGTTAGTTATAAGCTATTATCCTGCCTCTGCCGTCTGTGGATGGGGTGAGAGCTATTATAAAGGTCTGCTTGCTCTGCCAGCAGGAGCTGCTTTTTTTATCCTCTCAAATTTTATATGGAGGTTTGGAGTGAAGCATTATAAGAGCACTGGAAGCTAA
- a CDS encoding M28 family metallopeptidase translates to MLINSQREFELLKRIGFIRTSGSEEELKAANILLEEISSIGCKGYLEDFKIPTSKIQKATLKVVEPYEKEYEITPYNCSASTSEGGITTDFVYIEDGLDANLVDLKDKFVLINVRPDSKLYKKLIEAGIAGYITMCGTAMDEEDKTDITVARMREKNTQHGKMPAINMRMKDCFHMVKNNASKVKVEIIAEDIELTSHNVVVTLEGSKYPDEIISFGAHYDSVPFSTGVYDNGAGSVIIMELLRHFKENPPIRTVEFVWYGSEEIGLLGSKAYLKAHEEELKKHLLMINVDVAGSILGREKALVTAEQSLVDYIDHIAKIKGFPLKVEQSIYSSDSTAFADAGIPSVTFCRFAPNGGAFIHTRNDVIDFLSAEALEMTTIITREFSESIVNSVVFPIERKIPDNMRKELDKYFGKESKKED, encoded by the coding sequence ATGCTAATTAATAGTCAAAGAGAGTTTGAACTTTTAAAAAGAATTGGTTTTATACGAACTAGTGGCTCGGAAGAAGAGTTAAAGGCCGCTAATATTCTACTGGAAGAAATCTCCTCAATAGGATGTAAGGGGTACCTAGAAGATTTTAAAATTCCTACTTCTAAAATTCAAAAAGCTACGTTAAAAGTAGTTGAGCCTTATGAAAAAGAATATGAGATTACACCATATAATTGCTCAGCTAGTACTTCTGAGGGTGGAATAACTACAGATTTTGTATATATAGAAGATGGACTTGATGCAAATTTAGTTGATCTTAAGGACAAATTTGTACTTATAAATGTGAGGCCAGATTCCAAGCTTTATAAAAAACTTATAGAAGCTGGTATCGCAGGTTATATAACCATGTGTGGTACTGCCATGGATGAGGAAGATAAAACTGATATTACTGTGGCTAGAATGCGTGAAAAGAATACACAACATGGAAAAATGCCTGCTATAAATATGCGCATGAAAGACTGCTTCCATATGGTTAAGAACAATGCTTCTAAAGTTAAAGTAGAAATAATTGCTGAGGATATAGAGCTAACTTCTCATAATGTTGTTGTAACCCTAGAAGGTTCTAAATATCCTGATGAAATAATATCTTTCGGTGCTCATTATGACAGTGTTCCTTTCAGCACAGGTGTATATGACAATGGTGCTGGTTCAGTTATAATAATGGAGCTACTTAGACATTTTAAAGAAAATCCACCTATCAGAACAGTGGAATTTGTTTGGTATGGCTCTGAGGAAATTGGACTTCTTGGTAGTAAAGCCTATTTAAAGGCTCATGAGGAAGAACTAAAAAAGCATCTTTTAATGATCAATGTTGATGTTGCAGGTTCTATTCTTGGAAGAGAAAAGGCTTTGGTTACTGCTGAACAAAGCTTAGTTGATTATATTGACCACATAGCTAAAATTAAAGGCTTCCCACTTAAGGTAGAGCAGAGTATATATTCAAGTGATTCCACAGCCTTTGCTGATGCAGGGATTCCTTCCGTTACGTTCTGTCGTTTTGCCCCTAACGGTGGAGCATTCATCCACACTCGTAACGATGTTATTGATTTTTTAAGTGCTGAAGCCTTAGAAATGACTACTATAATAACTAGAGAATTCAGTGAATCAATTGTAAACTCAGTGGTATTTCCAATTGAAAGAAAGATTCCAGATAATATGAGAAAGGAATTAGATAAATACTTTGGTAAAGAATCTAAAAAAGAAGATTAA
- a CDS encoding HutD family protein — protein MINSIKIINKEQQITNKWAGGITTQLAIFPENAIYGDRNFIWRLSSAVVELEESTFTELPGFERHLMVLEKELKLVHDKHHTVTLKQFEQDSFEGDWNTTSFGNARDFNLMLRKGTKGILEHYRATYNERLKLRNNIDFLNGFHCIYCYKGNIKVSSDGEKVPLEEGELLVIEYREQVEIEIQSMGGDISDIVIANISK, from the coding sequence ATGATCAATAGTATAAAGATAATAAATAAGGAGCAGCAGATAACAAATAAATGGGCAGGAGGTATTACTACCCAACTAGCTATATTTCCAGAGAATGCAATCTATGGAGATAGGAACTTTATCTGGAGATTAAGCTCAGCAGTTGTAGAGCTTGAAGAATCAACCTTTACAGAGTTACCAGGTTTTGAAAGACATCTTATGGTCTTGGAGAAGGAACTGAAGCTAGTACATGATAAGCATCATACTGTAACACTTAAGCAATTTGAGCAGGATAGCTTTGAAGGAGATTGGAATACCACAAGCTTCGGCAATGCAAGGGACTTTAACTTAATGTTGAGAAAAGGAACGAAGGGAATTCTAGAACATTATAGAGCGACTTATAACGAGAGATTGAAATTAAGGAACAATATAGACTTTTTAAATGGATTTCATTGTATTTATTGCTATAAGGGGAATATAAAAGTATCTTCAGATGGAGAAAAAGTACCGTTAGAAGAAGGGGAACTACTAGTCATAGAGTATCGGGAGCAAGTAGAAATAGAAATACAAAGTATGGGTGGAGATATATCAGATATTGTTATAGCTAACATATCTAAATAG
- a CDS encoding transposase gives MSNIIKYDSFISVGIDVGADFSWMSIALPNQTFVGKPFKILHSDLNSLAASVSKIKEAEELYSLESRIFLESTGIYHYPLFCYLRDKGFLVSIINPIITKNSTNINIRKVHNDKFDSKRCINWFKD, from the coding sequence ATGTCAAACATTATTAAATATGATTCTTTTATTTCGGTTGGTATTGATGTTGGTGCTGACTTTAGCTGGATGTCTATTGCACTACCTAACCAAACCTTTGTAGGAAAACCTTTCAAAATTCTACATTCTGATTTAAATTCCCTAGCTGCTTCTGTTTCTAAAATCAAAGAAGCAGAAGAGCTGTATTCTTTGGAAAGTCGCATTTTCCTCGAATCCACGGGAATTTATCATTACCCACTCTTCTGCTATCTTCGTGATAAGGGATTTTTGGTATCCATCATTAATCCTATCATCACTAAGAATAGCACAAATATTAACATTAGAAAAGTACATAATGATAAATTTGATTCAAAAAGATGCATTAATTGGTTTAAAGACTGA
- a CDS encoding metalloregulator ArsR/SmtB family transcription factor translates to MLHKIDSKEFNFMFSKPLELLYSLIAVSFKDEIFADVYEKEEREIQSIIDMTFSMKEGLSSYMRWELSYFFHKYTCTYCNAMGVSIYMTYLKHNPEVNTIEQMFEIIDKSDEYTMLSYVVENIFYENNNRNIREVYDWDMIKNNPNELLNIIKKLELTDEDMKLKLIESIENAKETKQRYIMLLKQFYEKAYMPFEEEIYEAIVPVMEKYEKEFLSNPERFCRKYFIKDINVFGPVVMIHISLFKFGGSDYWSSREGIECIILGSETWRFIKEEPEREKILNFLKAISDKRRMSIIELLAEKPWYVNEIAEEIGMSAATTSYHLTNLQELGIVDFERYEHRFYYYLNKDKLRELFNEAMKIYLHE, encoded by the coding sequence ATGCTACACAAGATAGATAGTAAGGAATTCAATTTTATGTTTAGCAAGCCCTTGGAGCTACTATATTCACTTATTGCAGTATCCTTTAAAGATGAAATTTTCGCAGATGTTTATGAAAAGGAAGAAAGAGAGATACAAAGCATAATAGATATGACATTCAGTATGAAAGAAGGGCTATCAAGCTATATGAGATGGGAACTTAGTTACTTTTTTCATAAATATACATGTACCTATTGTAATGCAATGGGAGTATCTATTTATATGACATACCTAAAGCATAATCCTGAGGTAAATACCATTGAGCAAATGTTTGAAATAATTGATAAAAGTGATGAATATACAATGCTTTCATATGTGGTGGAGAATATATTTTACGAAAATAATAATAGGAATATTCGTGAAGTATATGACTGGGATATGATTAAAAACAATCCTAATGAACTGCTGAATATTATTAAAAAACTTGAATTAACTGATGAAGATATGAAGCTGAAGCTTATAGAGAGTATTGAAAACGCTAAAGAAACAAAACAAAGATATATTATGCTTTTAAAGCAGTTTTATGAAAAGGCATACATGCCTTTTGAAGAGGAAATATATGAAGCAATAGTTCCAGTAATGGAAAAGTATGAAAAGGAGTTCTTATCAAATCCCGAAAGATTTTGCAGGAAATACTTTATAAAGGATATAAATGTTTTTGGGCCAGTAGTTATGATTCACATAAGTCTCTTTAAATTCGGAGGTTCTGATTACTGGTCTTCAAGGGAAGGCATAGAATGTATTATACTTGGAAGTGAAACATGGAGGTTCATTAAAGAAGAGCCTGAGAGGGAAAAAATTTTGAATTTCTTAAAGGCTATTTCTGATAAGCGGAGGATGAGCATAATCGAGCTTTTAGCTGAAAAGCCCTGGTATGTAAATGAAATAGCAGAAGAGATAGGGATGAGTGCGGCTACTACCTCATATCATTTGACAAACCTTCAGGAGCTTGGAATAGTGGACTTCGAAAGATATGAGCATAGATTCTATTATTATCTTAACAAGGATAAGCTACGAGAATTGTTTAACGAGGCAATGAAAATCTATTTGCATGAGTAG
- a CDS encoding transposase: MEKYTSPDAFLNASKDEIILSIRSTARFGLTYAENKYNAIIQAANDAKTFGHSVSSNFKRILLYIRFIRQYDEEISTILSDMHELVNANEDTEFVKQIHLIESFKGAGFLSAVSLMGEIGDFSAFHSPKQLFAYFGLDPAVKQSGKFNGSKISMSKRGSRTARRVIHTMALVSIGLNRNGSANNSVLREYYLKKCQCKPKMVALGAIMHKVCNIVFAILRDEKEFEIITPEQHQMNYLKAKCDIAA; this comes from the coding sequence TTGGAAAAATATACTTCACCAGATGCTTTTTTAAACGCTTCTAAAGATGAAATAATTCTTTCCATTCGCTCTACTGCACGTTTTGGTCTTACTTATGCTGAAAACAAGTATAATGCAATTATTCAGGCAGCAAATGATGCAAAGACTTTTGGTCATTCAGTAAGCAGCAACTTTAAGCGTATTCTTCTATATATTCGTTTTATCCGTCAGTATGATGAAGAAATCTCAACCATACTCTCTGATATGCATGAACTCGTGAATGCTAACGAGGATACTGAATTTGTAAAACAGATACACCTCATTGAATCCTTTAAAGGTGCAGGATTTCTTTCTGCTGTAAGCCTTATGGGTGAAATCGGAGATTTTTCTGCTTTTCATTCGCCTAAACAGCTTTTTGCTTATTTTGGTCTAGACCCGGCGGTAAAGCAATCTGGCAAGTTTAATGGCAGCAAAATTAGTATGTCAAAACGTGGTTCGCGTACTGCTAGAAGAGTAATACACACCATGGCTTTAGTCAGTATTGGGTTAAATCGTAATGGATCTGCTAACAATTCTGTTTTACGTGAATACTATCTTAAAAAATGTCAGTGCAAACCTAAGATGGTAGCTCTTGGAGCAATTATGCACAAAGTATGCAATATTGTATTTGCAATTTTACGTGATGAAAAAGAATTTGAAATCATCACTCCAGAACAACATCAAATGAATTACTTAAAAGCGAAATGCGACATCGCTGCATAG
- a CDS encoding NlpC/P60 family protein gives MIKRFSKLRLLVMLIMIAIVIIPNITYADTALSQNNINTPSNWAKADIDKAKEINLVPKKIQGDYRSSITREEFSEVAVKLYELLSGKECSFQGKNPFTDTQNTQVLIAYQLGIVYGKGNGRFDPNSTINREEISSMLYRELKILKPEFNYSKSYEYIFTDYDSISSWAKEAVNYLYYFGVISGVGDNRFNPSGNTTREEAIVLAKRMHGKVLEYGAALNSSANVSRGGVSRQGDIRLKLASFISQEMGKPYKWGGVGPDSYDCSGLIYSIYGKLGIALPRTSSDQSKAGVYVSKESLSYGDLVFFAKDGKNVNHVGIYVGSGEFVHAPSSGDVVKTSTLLSGYYAKNYYTARKVLP, from the coding sequence ATGATAAAGAGATTTAGTAAATTAAGATTACTTGTTATGCTTATAATGATAGCTATTGTAATTATCCCTAATATTACATATGCTGATACAGCTTTATCACAGAATAATATTAATACTCCAAGTAACTGGGCGAAGGCAGATATTGATAAAGCTAAAGAGATTAATCTTGTTCCAAAGAAGATACAAGGAGATTATAGGAGCAGTATTACGAGGGAAGAATTTAGCGAGGTTGCTGTGAAGTTGTATGAATTATTAAGTGGCAAAGAATGTTCATTTCAAGGGAAAAACCCTTTTACAGACACACAAAACACACAGGTTCTGATAGCATATCAATTAGGAATAGTATATGGCAAGGGAAATGGTAGATTTGATCCTAATAGCACCATAAATCGAGAAGAGATAAGTTCGATGTTGTATCGTGAATTAAAAATATTAAAGCCTGAGTTCAACTATTCAAAATCGTATGAATACATATTCACTGATTATGATAGTATTTCATCATGGGCAAAAGAAGCCGTCAATTATTTGTACTACTTTGGCGTTATAAGTGGAGTTGGAGATAATAGATTTAACCCTAGTGGCAATACTACAAGAGAGGAAGCAATTGTTCTTGCTAAAAGAATGCATGGAAAAGTTTTAGAATATGGAGCTGCTTTGAATAGCAGTGCCAATGTATCAAGAGGCGGTGTTAGTAGGCAGGGTGACATAAGATTAAAGTTAGCAAGTTTCATATCTCAAGAAATGGGCAAGCCATATAAATGGGGTGGAGTAGGACCAGATAGTTATGATTGCTCGGGATTAATATATTCTATATATGGCAAGCTTGGCATAGCATTGCCTAGAACATCAAGTGATCAATCGAAAGCGGGAGTGTATGTATCAAAGGAAAGTTTATCCTATGGAGATTTAGTGTTTTTCGCTAAAGATGGGAAAAATGTAAATCATGTAGGAATATACGTGGGAAGTGGTGAATTTGTACATGCTCCTAGTTCGGGAGATGTAGTAAAGACATCAACACTTTTATCAGGATATTATGCAAAAAACTATTATACAGCAAGAAAGGTTCTTCCTTAG